A genome region from Ottowia testudinis includes the following:
- a CDS encoding benzoate-CoA ligase family protein — MAPDIAPPPERFNIADHLLAANAVRGAKPAFVDDQGTLTYGQLDERVRRMAAGLRSLYLRREERVLVLMHDGCDWPVAFLGALYAGLVPVAVNTLLTADDYAYMLEHSRAQAVLVSGALLPALTSAMVKSDHEVQKLIVSRPQAPLHPSEVEFDAFLQAHAPADKPAATAADDPGFWLYSSGSTGRPKGTVHSHANPYWTCELYGKGVLGLQESDVCFSAAKLFFAYGLGNALTFPMSVGATTLLMGERPTPEATFKRWTGGECGLKPTVCFGAPTGFAGMLAHPALPAREAVAMRLVSSAGEALPAEIGERFKAHFGVDIVDGIGSTEMLHIFLSNLPGKVRYGTTGWPVPGYQIELRGDDGGPVPDGEPGDLYIHGPSAAMMYWGNRSKTRDTFQGGWTKSGDKYVRNPDGSYTYGGRSDDMLKVSGIYVSPFEVEATLVQHPAVLEAAVIGKADADGLTKTQAFVVLKAGASATEDELKAFVKDRLAPYKYPRGITFVADLPKTATGKIQRFKLREQAGA; from the coding sequence CCGCCGCCCGAGCGCTTCAACATTGCCGACCACCTGCTGGCCGCCAACGCCGTCCGCGGCGCCAAGCCGGCCTTCGTGGACGATCAGGGCACGCTCACCTACGGCCAGCTGGACGAGCGCGTGCGCCGCATGGCGGCCGGTCTGCGCAGCCTGTACCTGCGGCGCGAAGAGCGCGTGCTGGTTCTGATGCACGACGGCTGCGACTGGCCGGTGGCGTTTCTGGGCGCGCTGTACGCCGGCCTGGTGCCGGTGGCCGTCAACACGCTGCTCACCGCCGACGACTACGCCTACATGCTGGAGCATTCGCGCGCGCAGGCGGTGCTGGTGTCGGGCGCGCTGCTGCCGGCGCTGACCAGCGCCATGGTCAAGAGCGACCACGAGGTGCAGAAGCTGATCGTGTCGCGGCCACAGGCGCCGCTGCACCCGTCCGAGGTCGAGTTCGACGCCTTCCTGCAAGCCCACGCGCCCGCCGATAAACCCGCCGCCACGGCGGCCGACGACCCCGGCTTCTGGCTCTATTCCAGCGGCTCCACCGGCCGCCCCAAGGGCACCGTGCATTCGCACGCCAACCCGTACTGGACCTGCGAGCTGTACGGCAAGGGCGTGCTGGGCTTGCAAGAAAGCGACGTCTGCTTTTCGGCCGCCAAGCTGTTCTTCGCCTACGGGCTGGGCAATGCCCTCACCTTCCCGATGAGCGTGGGCGCCACCACGCTGCTGATGGGCGAGCGCCCCACGCCCGAGGCGACTTTCAAGCGCTGGACGGGCGGCGAGTGCGGCCTCAAGCCCACCGTGTGCTTCGGCGCGCCCACCGGCTTTGCCGGCATGCTGGCGCACCCCGCGCTGCCCGCGCGCGAAGCGGTGGCGATGCGCCTGGTGTCGTCGGCGGGCGAGGCGTTGCCAGCCGAAATTGGCGAGCGCTTCAAGGCGCATTTCGGCGTCGACATCGTCGATGGCATCGGCTCCACCGAGATGCTGCACATCTTTCTGTCCAACCTGCCGGGCAAGGTGCGCTACGGCACCACCGGCTGGCCCGTGCCCGGCTACCAGATCGAATTGCGCGGCGACGATGGCGGCCCCGTGCCCGACGGCGAGCCGGGCGACCTGTACATCCACGGCCCCAGCGCCGCCATGATGTACTGGGGCAACCGCAGCAAGACGCGCGACACCTTCCAGGGCGGCTGGACCAAGTCGGGCGACAAATACGTGCGCAACCCCGACGGCAGCTACACCTACGGCGGCCGCAGCGACGACATGCTGAAAGTCAGCGGCATCTACGTGTCGCCCTTCGAGGTCGAGGCGACCCTGGTGCAGCACCCCGCCGTGCTCGAAGCCGCCGTCATCGGCAAGGCGGATGCCGACGGTTTGACCAAGACCCAGGCTTTCGTGGTGCTGAAAGCCGGCGCCAGCGCGACCGAAGACGAACTCAAGGCCTTCGTGAAAGACCGCCTGGCGCCCTACAAATACCCGCGCGGCATCACCTTCGTGGCGGACCTGCCCAAGACCGCCACCGGCAAGATCCAGCGCTTCAAGCTGCGCGAGCAGGCGGGCGCCTAA
- a CDS encoding TorF family putative porin, protein MTTATPSQRAAWRRAALAAACALTAGAASAQTAAKAPADAGEPEIASYTFNGEVKLSSDRKTRGVSDTFNRPGLELTLNAAHESGLLGMLQLGTVSKTPFAGGSGATVVGVIGWRGGNPEGITYGAAIANEWFPGASFTAPSSFALPMDIGPDRRSNFNTTYLVGELGYKYLTARYLHVVSRDFRGINSGMACGPYLGAAQTIVAGGGDPTNALMGAAGCYGSGFQNSRGTQLIDLDLAYPLRSDTKLIAHLGWQNVRHFKDFNTVDYRLGVEHTRWGFVFGAEIAGAAAKNRDMFMATNSSGKTRRLDTTKLILTLAKRF, encoded by the coding sequence ATGACCACCGCAACCCCATCCCAGCGCGCCGCCTGGCGCCGCGCCGCCCTGGCCGCCGCCTGCGCGCTGACCGCGGGCGCCGCCAGCGCCCAGACCGCCGCCAAGGCGCCGGCCGACGCGGGCGAGCCCGAAATCGCCAGCTACACCTTCAATGGCGAGGTCAAGCTGTCCAGCGACCGCAAGACGCGCGGTGTGTCCGACACCTTCAACCGCCCCGGCCTGGAGCTGACGCTGAACGCCGCGCACGAATCGGGCCTGCTGGGCATGCTGCAACTGGGCACGGTCAGCAAGACCCCGTTCGCGGGCGGCAGCGGCGCCACGGTGGTGGGCGTGATCGGCTGGCGCGGCGGTAACCCCGAGGGCATCACCTACGGCGCCGCCATCGCCAACGAATGGTTCCCCGGCGCGTCGTTCACCGCGCCGTCGAGCTTTGCCCTGCCGATGGACATCGGCCCCGACCGGCGCTCCAACTTCAACACCACCTACCTGGTGGGCGAGCTGGGCTACAAATACCTGACGGCGCGCTACCTGCACGTGGTCAGCCGCGACTTCCGCGGCATCAACAGCGGCATGGCCTGCGGGCCGTATCTGGGCGCGGCGCAGACCATTGTCGCGGGCGGGGGCGACCCGACCAACGCGCTGATGGGCGCGGCCGGCTGCTACGGCAGCGGCTTTCAGAATTCGCGCGGCACGCAGTTGATCGACCTGGATCTGGCCTACCCGCTGCGCTCGGACACCAAGCTGATCGCGCACCTGGGCTGGCAGAACGTGCGCCACTTCAAGGATTTCAACACCGTGGACTACCGCCTGGGCGTGGAACACACGCGCTGGGGCTTCGTCTTCGGTGCCGAAATCGCCGGCGCCGCCGCCAAGAACCGCGACATGTTCATGGCCACCAACAGCAGCGGCAAGACGCGCCGGCTGGACACCACCAAGCTGATCCTCACGCTGGCCAAGCGTTTTTGA
- a CDS encoding coniferyl aldehyde dehydrogenase, whose product MNPTHDSAPPAFASLQDSFATLHAASRGQGAPDWPTRAAHLQRLRAMLMQHRAAIVQAIATDFGQRPRQETELAELFPVVTGINHALKHGRRWIAPRRRRTGLWMLPGASRLLPQPLGVVGIVTPWNYPLELSIGPLTAALAAGNRALIKLSEFSPAFSTLMAGLIEQTFAADTVRVIEGDAEVARAFSALPFDHLLFTGSTAVGHAVMRAASEHLTPVTLELGGKSPVIIGPGADLAHAAERIMVGKLLNAGQTCIAPDHVLLPAGREDDFVRLARAAVARLYPNLAQSPDYTRIINARQYQRLAGYLQEAQQAGTRIEPLADAPDDAALRRLTPRLLLAPAESLRVMQDEIFGPLLPVIGTASVDEAIAHVNRRPRPLALYVFEKDGAVIDQVLARTTSGGVTVNDTLLHFAQDDLPFGGVGASGMGAYHGQWGFDALSHLKPVFTQSMLAGVSLLKPPYGATFDRMMRWMMR is encoded by the coding sequence ATGAACCCGACCCACGACAGCGCCCCGCCCGCCTTCGCGTCCTTGCAAGACAGCTTTGCCACGCTGCACGCCGCCAGCCGCGGCCAGGGCGCGCCGGACTGGCCCACGCGCGCCGCGCACCTGCAGCGCCTGCGCGCCATGCTGATGCAGCACCGCGCTGCCATCGTGCAGGCCATTGCCACCGACTTCGGCCAGCGCCCACGGCAAGAGACCGAGCTGGCCGAGCTGTTTCCCGTCGTCACCGGCATCAACCACGCGCTCAAGCACGGCCGCCGCTGGATCGCGCCGCGCCGGCGCCGCACCGGCCTGTGGATGCTGCCCGGCGCCAGCCGCCTGCTGCCGCAGCCGCTGGGCGTGGTGGGCATCGTCACGCCGTGGAACTACCCGCTGGAGCTGTCGATCGGCCCGCTCACGGCGGCGCTGGCGGCGGGCAACCGGGCGTTGATCAAGCTGTCGGAATTCAGCCCCGCGTTCAGCACGCTGATGGCGGGCTTGATCGAGCAGACCTTCGCTGCCGACACCGTGCGCGTGATCGAGGGCGATGCCGAGGTGGCGCGGGCCTTCAGCGCGCTGCCGTTCGACCACCTGCTGTTCACCGGCTCGACCGCCGTCGGCCACGCCGTGATGCGCGCCGCCAGCGAGCACCTGACGCCCGTGACGCTGGAGCTGGGCGGCAAGTCGCCCGTCATCATCGGCCCCGGCGCTGACCTGGCGCACGCGGCCGAGCGCATCATGGTCGGCAAGCTGCTCAACGCCGGCCAAACCTGCATCGCGCCCGATCACGTGCTGCTGCCCGCCGGCCGTGAAGACGACTTCGTGCGCCTGGCGCGCGCCGCGGTGGCGCGCCTGTACCCCAACCTGGCGCAAAGCCCCGACTACACCCGCATCATCAACGCCCGCCAGTACCAGCGTCTGGCCGGCTACCTGCAAGAGGCGCAGCAAGCGGGCACGCGCATCGAGCCATTGGCCGACGCGCCCGACGACGCCGCGCTGCGGCGCCTGACGCCGCGCCTGCTGCTGGCGCCGGCCGAATCGCTGCGCGTGATGCAGGACGAAATCTTCGGCCCGCTGCTGCCCGTGATTGGCACCGCCAGCGTGGACGAGGCCATCGCCCACGTCAACCGCCGACCGCGCCCGCTGGCGCTGTACGTGTTCGAGAAAGACGGCGCGGTGATCGACCAGGTGCTGGCCCGCACCACGTCGGGCGGGGTGACGGTGAACGACACGCTGCTGCACTTTGCGCAAGACGATCTGCCCTTTGGCGGCGTGGGCGCCAGCGGCATGGGCGCCTACCACGGCCAATGGGGGTTCGACGCGCTGTCGCACCTCAAGCCCGTGTTCACGCAATCGATGCTGGCGGGCGTCAGTCTGCTCAAGCCGCCCTACGGAGCCACGTTTGACCGGATGATGCGCTGGATGATGCGCTGA
- a CDS encoding SulP family inorganic anion transporter, translating into MIPLSFRPRLIDSLKDYDQARFAKDFAAGLTVAVVALPLAMAFAIASGLKPEAGIFTAIIAGFLISALGGSRVQIGGPAGAFIVIVYGIVQQYGVSNLIIATAMSGVLLFLMGLFKLGSLVRFIPVAVIIGFTNGIAVLIALSQVKDFLGLRIPKMPGDFFGILGALWDHLHTLNPWALGVALVSLAIIIGWQRWLPALGPRVQFSGKLSSVPGSIVALVLATLVVGVFKLPVETIGSKFGGIPAALPAFALPEFTWESARFLLMPTITLALLGAIESLLCARVADGMIGDRHDPNQELMAQGVANFVTPFFGGMPATGTIARTVTNVKSGASSPIAGIVHALALLLVILVAAPLAGSIPLATLAAILMFVAWNMGEWREFVHLKNYRVPYRVTLLAVFFLTVVFDLTVAVEFGIFAACVTFIYRISSLSRSERLTVADHPQLAGRDGLQAWRLYGALFFGATKLLEEREDQLPPQVLVLDLKNVIYIDSTGAEALENLLATCRKQDVRLIVSGLMNQPLDIARRTGLLAKLAQRSASDVQPDVAHAIDAAVAGLPPLPGDAAEMGYSGA; encoded by the coding sequence GTGATCCCGCTTTCATTCCGCCCCCGCCTGATCGATTCGCTGAAAGACTACGACCAGGCCCGCTTCGCCAAGGACTTCGCCGCCGGGCTGACGGTGGCCGTGGTGGCGCTGCCGCTGGCGATGGCGTTTGCGATTGCCTCGGGACTCAAGCCCGAAGCCGGCATCTTCACCGCCATCATCGCGGGCTTTCTCATCTCGGCGCTGGGCGGCAGCCGGGTGCAGATCGGCGGGCCGGCGGGCGCGTTCATCGTCATCGTCTACGGCATCGTGCAGCAGTACGGCGTCAGCAACCTGATCATCGCCACCGCCATGTCGGGCGTGCTGCTGTTTCTGATGGGGCTGTTCAAGCTCGGTTCGCTGGTGCGCTTCATTCCGGTGGCGGTGATCATCGGCTTCACCAACGGCATCGCGGTGCTGATCGCGCTGTCGCAGGTGAAGGACTTCCTGGGCCTGCGCATCCCCAAGATGCCGGGCGACTTCTTCGGCATTCTGGGCGCGCTGTGGGACCACCTGCACACGCTCAACCCGTGGGCGCTGGGCGTGGCGCTGGTCTCGCTGGCCATCATCATCGGCTGGCAGCGCTGGCTGCCGGCGCTGGGGCCGCGGGTGCAGTTCTCGGGCAAGCTCTCCAGTGTGCCCGGCTCCATCGTGGCGCTGGTTCTGGCCACCCTCGTGGTCGGCGTGTTCAAGCTGCCGGTGGAAACGATCGGCAGCAAGTTCGGCGGCATTCCGGCCGCGCTGCCGGCGTTCGCGCTGCCGGAGTTCACCTGGGAATCGGCGCGCTTTCTGCTGATGCCCACCATCACGCTGGCGCTGCTGGGCGCCATCGAATCGCTGCTGTGCGCGCGCGTGGCCGACGGCATGATCGGCGACCGGCACGACCCGAATCAGGAGCTGATGGCGCAAGGCGTGGCCAACTTCGTCACCCCGTTCTTCGGCGGCATGCCCGCCACCGGCACCATCGCGCGCACCGTCACCAACGTGAAAAGCGGCGCCTCCAGCCCCATTGCCGGCATCGTGCACGCGCTGGCGCTGCTGCTGGTGATCCTGGTGGCGGCGCCGCTGGCCGGCTCCATCCCGCTGGCCACGCTGGCGGCCATCCTGATGTTCGTGGCCTGGAACATGGGCGAATGGCGCGAATTCGTGCACCTGAAGAACTACCGCGTGCCCTACCGCGTCACGCTGCTTGCGGTGTTCTTCCTCACAGTGGTGTTCGACCTGACGGTGGCGGTCGAATTCGGCATCTTCGCCGCCTGCGTCACCTTCATCTACCGCATCTCCAGCCTGTCGCGCTCGGAACGCCTGACGGTGGCCGACCATCCCCAGCTGGCGGGGCGCGACGGCCTGCAGGCCTGGCGCCTGTATGGCGCGCTGTTCTTCGGCGCCACCAAGCTGCTGGAAGAACGCGAAGACCAGCTGCCGCCGCAGGTACTGGTGCTGGACCTGAAGAACGTGATCTACATCGACTCGACCGGCGCCGAGGCGCTGGAGAACCTGCTTGCCACCTGCCGCAAGCAGGACGTGCGCCTGATCGTCAGCGGCCTGATGAACCAGCCGCTGGACATCGCCCGGCGCACCGGCCTGCTGGCCAAGCTGGCGCAGCGCAGCGCCAGCGACGTGCAGCCCGACGTGGCGCACGCCATCGACGCGGCGGTGGCGGGCCTGCCGCCGCTGCCGGGCGATGCGGCCGAGATGGGCTATTCGGGCGCCTGA